A window of Oryza glaberrima chromosome 2, OglaRS2, whole genome shotgun sequence genomic DNA:
AGACATACATAAAGACAGATAATGGATAATTTGAAAGAATTGGACACGAGACTTTCCAACACAAGATGCATGATACCTGCCTTGATAGTAGAGACCCTTCAAATTCATAAATAATATCAGTTATTATCCAGTTATCTGGATATGGTTTTCCACTCGGTGCAAAATAATAGCCTACCTGCTTAACAAAAAAGGCCATAAATCGGTGAATGGTAATGTGGTTCAAAGCAGGCTAAAGTAGAAACTTTAACAATCAAAGAAAAATCCCAATCATACCTCAGTCTTTGAATCAAGCCCATATATGCAGAACACATTCTTTATTGGGGGTCTCTCCCAGGGTGTGAGGGGATTAAGAACTGgatcaccctggtagtacctgAGATCAACAAAGATCAAATGTGGGGTATTAGATACAATTTAATCAAAATCACACATATTTACTTCCATAAGCATATAAAAACATGTAAGTTGGTGGTTTACTTTGAAGATAAATATGTATGTGAAACTGAGAATTACAATTTACAAAGTAGCAGCACTGGCGCATACAAAATTGCAAACTCACTTCTCAAGCTGATGGATAAGCCCTATGCTCTGAGGGTCCCAATCCTTTATGGTTTTAAACAGAGTACCATCTGAAACCTCCCTAGCAGAAAATGACAATAGAGTTGGCTTTCCACACTCCATGCTGGATGTTATGTTCTCAGTTGTATCCATAATGGATGGGTATGCTTCCGTATCTGCCATAGGAAAacagaaaatgaaagaaaagaaaaggtagacCTGCTCAGTGGAAGCAAAATCTTAATCATAGATTAAAGCTGGGAAGAAATTTCAACAAAGAACCTCGAACTGTAGGAACCTCGATGCTGACAAGGTTTGTGGGCCATCCTGAGTATTCAGACTTATATTCCATTTCATCACATTGCTGTCTGTGGTGGCAACCTCCCTTTCCCTCAAAGAAATGCTTCCAGTATATATTATCAGCTTTGCAATATTCTGAGAAGGGCATGAGCCATAAAGATGAACCAAATGCATTAAACATCAATCGTGCTGTTCCCTGAAAACAATAAAAGCAATTTTAGATGCATAAGAGACAATATAATTATAAGATGGCATATAATGTAACAATTTTGGCAATATATAGCTAAGTACAGATTCAACACATGTGTATCAGTCGAAGGTAGAGAATTTATACATGCACCAAAACAACCTCCCTAACTGACTCTAAAACTAGCATGGTTGTGGCATACAACCTGGCCGTGCGAATCGGCTATGAGAAGTAAGGCATTGTTGTCTCCAAGACTCCAACAGTACTAAAAGGTTCCCTTGCACGTGTAGAAGGGCTGAGAGGTTACCAGAACAGTACTCTCAGAAAGGGCAGGAACAAAGAACAAGGGGCAAAAGAATCACCACAAAACCTAGTGAtccaaaaaggaaataaaaactaTTCAGTATTGGACAACCGACAACATACTTAAATTCAACACTAACAATGTTGGAGgaaaaatgtataaatatcaGAAATATAGCCTCCTGAGGGCAGAGGACAcattattgaaaaatatataattcataaaGGCTGACCTCGCTGACTGGAAGACCAAATGTTGCTCCAGAAAGAGCAGCTTTAACTGCTTCAGTAGAACCAAGAAGAGGTGCACCTGAAAGCAAGGAAAAATGGCATGACACTAACAAATAACGATGGTGATGAATTAAAATTCCTTCTGGTTTACATACCAACTGCAAAGTATGCATGTATATGTTCGTCAAGCCATCGGATGTAGTGCTTGGGAGCGATTTCTAGTTTCAACCATTCCAGAAAGTAGCGAAACACATTATTACCCATGGAATGAGCAAACACTAAAGAAGGCCCTCCTCGAAGTTTCAATGCAGTTTCAAAAGTTAACCTGCAGTTAAAAGGACTATGAGCACCAAAATACTATCTTTCCGCATGCAACAATGAATTTCCGACATATCGCCGTGTCATTATCAAGTATTGTATAAACTTGAAGAAAACAACTTTTAATTCAAGTGAAAAGGATGTcataataaaatgaaaagaaGCAAGTAAAAGCTTATCAATttcccccgcaaaaaaaattatcaatttCAGCTTGCATGCACACCAAAGGCAACCAAACCTTTGTATTTCTGATACTAGTACTACTTAGTTATGCGTGATTTTTTGAGGGTATGGAAGGTAAACAAAGCGAGTATATTCTGGTTGATACAATTTAGAAGTGTTTTTACACCAATTATTAGTAATAACATCAAATACTATCGAAAGCCAATGGGCAGTGAGTAAATTGATTGCTATGTGATATGAAGTGAAGTGTTACAAACTTTAATTTATGGAAGTACAGATCCCTCTCCTCAAGCATCGAAGGGGGCAGCCTCCAATCGTATGGAACCGCGATAATGGCATTAGCTTCAATACCAAATTCTACACACCATTTGACCCATTCTTTCCACACTGAAGAAAGAGGACCTGAAAACTTGGCCAATAAAACCAAATTAGTAAGAAAGATTTTTTTATGgctaatcatttttttattctttgAGGAACGAGATGGGGAATTCTACAGCTTACCGATGAACATGAATTTGCAATGTAAACTAGCTAATGCTATTATTCTCATGGCAATATCCATTATTAACTCACAAAAGCTTGATGTCAAATTTCATCACTCTCACTTGCCAtcgatggttttttttttccattgcatGGGAGTTGAAGCATAAATCACAATCTATCACATTGCTGATGAATCGTGCAGCATATTTGTACTCAAAATTCAATAATCCAATCAATACCAAGGAGAATTAAGCGAGGCATATAATTTACCAGTTATATAACCAGGGTCTAACTCTGTAATTGCAGAAAGACCACTGTCAGGCCTTGACTTGCACTCTGGATGATCCGTCTGGTTGTAAGGGTCGAGCAGCATGCATTTGAGCCAGCAATTGACAGCAGATAAGAGCTGCACCATGAACCCGATTAAGTCGCAAGTATGAAAATGAAAGATAATACTTAAATATGACCCCCTACATGTAACAAATATAATCGTTACAGCCTGTTCATTGCACAGATTGAATGCTTCTGTAACAACCTCACCCAATTAAGCCGTATGACGCCTTACAGGAAACAGTCCCAACCATCACACAATTAACAAATATCCCTTTTCCAGTGAAGTAATGACAAACCTCTTCTAACTGAACGTGTCACTAGTTTTAGCATGGTTACGTAGTACACACAACCGATTTAGTCCTAAAAACACTTCCAAAACCTATAACTAGATGGTCACTCAAATCAAGCAGATGTGCAGTCGCACACACGCATCTGCCTGATGGGCCATTGCAAAATTACTTTAATCCATCAATGCCTCACAAGAACAGACCAACGAATCCTAATAAAAGAACAAAAGCACATATATTATCCAGAACAACAACAGTTACTAGCAAAAGTAGCTTTCTGAATATCAGGAGGACAGTACGGAACGAGGGGTGGTTCTGACCTTGGCGGTGTCGAGCCAGACGGAGTCGAGGGGGTTGAAGTCGAAGGGCGAGTAGGGGCAATCCAGCACAGACCACGCGCGCAGCTGCGTCGACGCGAACCCGGGGATTATTATCCCCGAGAGCTTCCGGTAGTCGAAatccgcgccgccatcgcctccgcccaccgcccccacggccgccaccgccaccgccgccgccgccaccgccaccgccaccgagcaGGCGAGGTCCccgcgccggagccgccgccgaggcATCGCGAAGAACTGACGCGATCTGACGAGCGATTCAGGAGAGGTAGGAGCTGGATGTGTCCAGCGCGTGCTTCCAAGGGGGAGGTCGTGGATCGATCTGGACCGTCCGTGTCGCACGGGACAGGTCAGATCTCTTGCAAACGGACGGTCGGAAATCGGCCGCGTGTGCTCCCCTCCCTAAGGTGGAGGTCGTGTCGTTCAACTCCGACCGAAGGGAAGCAGTTGACGGGAGGAACGGGAGTCGAGGCCGAGACGCTGTCTGTCTATcggttccatttttttttcttaaaaaaaggttCATTTTACtcctttaaaatattttattggtTCATTTTACACATTAACTATTGAAAACGGATCACCATACTTCCTAAcgatatttctttttctctctatatataagtCATATTATACAATGAAATTGATAGGATTGAGCACTGAGCATGATTTAATCATTAAGGTTTTAGATTTTAAACAAATAGTGTATGTTCAGATTCAAATTCAGAACAGAATTCATTGTACAACAGAGGGAGAAGAACAAGATACATGAGTTGCAGTAGTGCGTCGAGCATAATTCAGTAGGGTATATCCAGTTTTGCACAGAAGCCCATCTAGAATAGGCAAGTTATACTTTAGATCAACATTCTGCAGAAAATATCTACAAAGAGAATAAAAAGGTAATCGGGTCATTCTCCTTTGTTTGCCTACGACGCTGATGATAAATGCTTTGATCTTTGATTCTGGCGGGGCTTAAAACAAGGCGAGCTGCAACAGGTAGAGCCTATTCATGAACCCTGAAGGGACCTCTCGTATGCGAAGGTTGAGGCACTAGCAAACAATTTGATCCTCGGCCACACCACCGAAGATTTTCGCCAAATTTCTTTCACAAGATCAACCCAACAACAACCATTGCAAGAAAAACGGTTAGATCCAAACCACTAATGAAAGAGAGAATAAACATTGTGAACTGCAAAGAAAACCAGCGACCATACCCAAAAGGGGCCTCCTTGCAAGGGAGGTTGAGATCATCTCGACTAGGTTCAACCACATCAGCCACATCTTAAGGAAGCTTCGCCGGATATTAGGAAAAGGACCGCTTCTCTTGAATGGAGCTAGAAGCTCTATAATCAACCGTGCTTGTGACGATGAATGGTGGATATATACATCGATAATCAGCCGCTACCCCGCTACAAGTACAATCGTAGCGATAAAACTGTAGGAAAGTACTCATTACAGTAGCAAGTGGGAAACAGAGAGTATCTCCAAATTAATCATGCTCAAATTTAAGTTATGCTCAAACAATAGATTATGACACCGGCAGAGAATTTACAATACAGCTTGGGATTTTATAGCTGGATATTAATCTGGCCCCATCATAACACACACGGAGATACTCCTATATATCAACCGAGCGAAGAAGCACACACAAGATCACACAATCAGGCCAGGTTGCTTCGATCCGGCCACCGGCCGGTCACAGCCCGCCACGGCCATCATGGGTGATgccggggtggtggtggtagtcgtATGGCCGGAATCCCCGTGCCAGCGCCGCGCTCCACGCCTTCTGCACGCCGGTGACCCTGCCGCCGCACTCGTGCCCGTCCCACTTCTCCAGCGCGTGAACGatccccgccgcccgccacgcgCTCATCACCCTCCTCGGCAACCAATTCTGCGTGCAtatgtgttcagattcatagctaaagaTAACTATATTCTGAGATGGACGAAGTAAGTGGTAAAGAGGGAGTACCTCGCAAACGTGAAGGTTTTCGAAGGATTCAGGGACGAGTAGAGCCGGGGTGCAGTGGTAGACGCAGTCGTTGCGGGCCTTGTTGGGAGGGAACTGCGAGTACGGCACGAAATGGGATCCTTTCTGGGCTTTCATCTGCTCCTCATCCGTCACCCCGTCGCCCACGAGCCACACCTGCATACGCACGCAGTTTCGATTTATTTCATCCACGCCACAACGTCCAGTTACCCACAATGATCTTGTTTGGATCCTTCGGACTATTAAATAGCGCTCt
This region includes:
- the LOC127764778 gene encoding phospholipid--sterol O-acyltransferase isoform X2, which produces MPRRRLRRGDLACSVAVAVAAAAVAVAAVGAVGGGDGGADFDYRKLSGIIIPGFASTQLRAWSVLDCPYSPFDFNPLDSVWLDTAKLLSAVNCWLKCMLLDPYNQTDHPECKSRPDSGLSAITELDPGYITGPLSSVWKEWVKWCVEFGIEANAIIAVPYDWRLPPSMLEERDLYFHKLKLTFETALKLRGGPSLVFAHSMGNNVFRYFLEWLKLEIAPKHYIRWLDEHIHAYFAVGAPLLGSTEAVKAALSGATFGLPVSEGTARLMFNAFGSSLWLMPFSEYCKADNIYWKHFFEGKGGCHHRQQCDEMEYKSEYSGWPTNLVSIEVPTVRDTEAYPSIMDTTENITSSMECGKPTLLSFSAREVSDGTLFKTIKDWDPQSIGLIHQLEKYYQGDPVLNPLTPWERPPIKNVFCIYGLDSKTEVGYYFAPSGKPYPDNWIITDIIYEFEGSLLSRSGNSVTGKPNNSSGDGTVSYNSLSWCKNWLGPKVNITRAPQAEHDGSDLQTKMNVDHHVGQGILPNMTRTPHVKYITYFEDAESIPGWRTAVWELDKANHRNIVRMPVLMRELWLEMWHDMHPDAKSKFVTKEVHEQLSEVH
- the LOC127764778 gene encoding phospholipid--sterol O-acyltransferase isoform X1 yields the protein MPRRRLRRGDLACSVAVAVAAAAVAVAAVGAVGGGDGGADFDYRKLSGIIIPGFASTQLRAWSVLDCPYSPFDFNPLDSVWLDTAKLLSAVNCWLKCMLLDPYNQTDHPECKSRPDSGLSAITELDPGYITGPLSSVWKEWVKWCVEFGIEANAIIAVPYDWRLPPSMLEERDLYFHKLKLTFETALKLRGGPSLVFAHSMGNNVFRYFLEWLKLEIAPKHYIRWLDEHIHAYFAVGAPLLGSTEAVKAALSGATFGLPVSEGTARLMFNAFGSSLWLMPFSEYCKADNIYWKHFFEGKGGCHHRQQCDEMEYKSEYSGWPTNLVSIEVPTVRDTEAYPSIMDTTENITSSMECGKPTLLSFSAREVSDGTLFKTIKDWDPQSIGLIHQLEKYYQGDPVLNPLTPWERPPIKNVFCIYGLDSKTEVGYYFAPSGKPYPDNWIITDIIYEFEGSLLSRSGNSVTGKPNNSSGDGTVSYNSLSWCKNWLGPKVNITRAPQAEHDGSDLQTKMNVDHHVGQGILPNMTRTPHVKYITYFEDAESIPGWRTAVWELDKANHRNIVRMPVLMRELWLEMWHDMHPDAKSKFVTKAFRGPLRNDDCHWDYAKARCGFPEHCEYRYTFGDVHLGMSCKLKNSSTNLLQQYL